The nucleotide sequence TAACGCGTGATTCTGACAGTTTGTATGTGCTGTGCTGCGTGCGTACCGTactctcgatgaatctgtcctAGAAAATTTTGGTCAAAATAATCACGTGAGACCAAAGCTACTGTATACCAAAATTTCCCAAGCTCAGGATCCACCTAAAAACAGCATGTGAGTGCTCCAGCATGCATCGCTTCAAGCAATAGCATACATTCTTGGGTTTAAACCCAATTCAGCAAAAATCGAGTGTCAAGAATGACATGACTTAAAAACAAACCATACAGCCGCCATGCTACGCACTGCCCAGCGCAGCATCAGCCGCTGGTCAAATTCAGCATGGCATCTACCATGTGCCTTCTCCGTGGCCCGACGGGGGCTAGCCACGACGCAACCCCGGCAGGGCGCCATACACAGGCTCGTGTTTGCCGCCGTAAATGAGATCCAGGAGGACATGGCCTCTGGCAAgagaaagtgggaagtggtCCGCTCCCCGGAGATCGTTAGCTTGGCTAGAGACCATCCCATGGTGGGAAAGAGGCTCAAGGATTTTAATATGGCATCCGTCAAGCAAAATTCTGAATGGAGGCATACCGATGCATATCGTGGCCTTATGGAACTCCTCAACCAACGCTTCAGGCTGTTGGGTCCGGAAGATGTCAAGGAAGATCAGCTGACGGAAGAGAGTCCCTTGGTGGACGAGAACCCTTCCTCGGCTAAATGTGACGAGAGTTCTGCTACCGAGACTGAACTCAAAGATACAAGCGAACATGATAGCTCAGATCCAGCTACGGCGGTTGAAAACATAGAACAAGACGGTACACCGACCAATGAAGCTGTGGCTGCCGAGGAACCACTTGACACTACACCGCCAAACAACAAGCACGATCCTGACAGTGAATTAATGAGAGTCTTTACAGAAAGTCGCGGTCCAGGACATCCTCGCAAAGATCCAGAGGGAGATAAGGCAACAGTGACAGACGAAAGGTTATCTGGTGCGAAGTTGATGAAACCTGATCTAGGCGAGACAACCGCTAAAAATGTTGATATCGAGCAAGTGGAGGCAGTACAACCTTCGCCCGAGGAAACAAGGGTGAAGCTCGAAGAGACATACGAAAATGCGCTCTACTTGATTTCTCTTTTACCCACCAACAGCGGTGCGAAGAGAGGGTTCCTCCACGGTAATCAAAACGATGCTAGCCCTAACGAAGTCCATCGGCGAAGGGACATGTTGAACCGGATCGGCATGAGGGAAATCACGAAACTGCGTGGTCGAGCCGGCCTAAGCGAAGGAGGAACCCTGGACCTCAACTCGCCAGGGCACAGGATGCGTTACATACACATTGCAGgcacaaaaggaaaaggctcCGTGGCACACTACATCACTTCGATCCTCACCTCGCCTGTTGGTCTCGGCGCTGGCAAGATAGGCACTTACACAAGCCCTCATATCAACACGGTTCGTGAACGCATAAAGATTGACGGCGAAATGCTGTCCGAGGAGGAATTCACCAAACATTTCTTCCGGTTCTGGCGCGTTCTCCGCAGGAACGAGTCAAGGGAGCAAGATCTACCCAAAGATCTGTTTATACCCAACACATGGATGAAGGGGTATGACGAGAAACTGCATGGACCTCGAAGAAAGATAGCCGTGCGAAGCGCGCCCTTGAAGAACCTTTACGCCCAAGAAGAAGTCATGGCGGCAACCCGAATGCCTTTTCTCTTCAACTTCATGACCCTACTCGCCATGCGTGTGTTCCGGACCATGCGCGTCAAAACTGCCGTGGTTGAATGTGGCATAGGGGCTGAATACGACACAACCAACATACTCATTCCTCCATCTGATGTGTCCGTTGGTGTTGTCACGGCCATTGATTATGAGCACACGTCCATGCTGGGCAAATCCCTGCCCGAGATTGCGTGGCACAAAACCGGCGTCTTCAAGCCCGGAGCTTCGGCCGTTGTGGTGCGCCCGcccatctctgccgccaCGTATGACTTTATGAACGGGATGACGCAAGGCGCCTATGGTCTGCCTAAGCCGCCTCCATCACTGGCTGTCGACATGGAAGAGCGTGACGACTCGCCTGAGCATCGAGCCCAGGCAGAGGGAAATGCCGTCATGGGCCTCATCTGGGGCAGGGCCATCGACCGTGGCGTGAAGAAGTTGGTCGACGTGCCCTTCGACGTCGGAATTCCCGAGGTATCCGCACCTCCAGATGAGATCTATGTCGGTGGTCCTGTTGAAAAGCTCAACATGGCAGTCGCTTCACTCGCAGTGAGTGAGCATTTCCACCAAATACAATCCAGCCGCAACATAGCAGCCAAGATTATCCGCAGCAACCCCGAGACTTCTGCCCGGGACGAACCACCATCAGAAGTCAGCCCCTCTCACTATCAGGCCCGGATGAGGAGTTTGTCTCTCGCCCCATACCTCAGCCGTGGGCGCTGGCAGGCCATGATCAAACCCACCCACTTCTCCGCGATGGCATTCGCAAAGACCCTCCCGGGCCGCCGCGAGGTCTACCAATCCCCTCACGATTCGGACACCACCATCTACCTCGACGGCGCCCACACCGCAAACAGCCTCCGCGCCGTCGGCCAGTGGTTCCAGGACAAGTTCGCAGAAGCTGggaacaaaaacaacaacaacgtcgAGCCCCTGGCGGCCATCGTCTTCGACCAGCGCGACCCTGACCGCGACCCGATCGCGCTGTTGTCGGCCCTCATCGAACCATTACGATCCAGCGGCGGTCTCTTCAACGAGCGCAACCTGGCCTTCATCGGTATAATCCGCCCTACATCAGGAAACAACGATGTCTTTGACAATCTGCAGCGGCACTTTGAGGCCGAGTACCCCTGGCTGCGCTTCAAGCACTTTGAGCACGTCGACCACGCCACCCTCAGGGCGGCTGCCAGGGCGCGCAAGTTCGTCAGCGGCGACAGCAAAGCCATCGAATGGTGGCCGCGGCCCGTGCATGTGCTCCTCACCGGCAGCTTCTCCCTCACGTCGCGGCCCGAGATGCGCGACTCCATCCCCGTCCTCTTTAACATGTCGtccaagcagcagcagaaggagctgggcggcgacgacgatcCGGCATCGCGCGTCGATGACGTGCTGGCGGGCCTGGTGCGTGATGCCAAGGAGCGGGATCGTGCGCATTTGACACGCAGGATGGCTTTGCACAGGCGCCGCAAGGCCATCATGAACCGAGAGTCACGGATTCAGGCACGCGGCAACTTTAGTTTTTGAGAGTGACAAGTTTTCGGAGTCGGTTCCGTGGGCCACCCGGTTCTGGTGCAGAGCGTGGCATATGTCGGGCCGGCCGTGACATATTGTGTGCAATATCACATGTATATTACCCAACATTTATAGAATTGTACTATCTGGTATCACATGGCACTGGGAACCTGCTGTCTTATCTAATATTGGTTTTATAGAATACAATACACTGTTATATACGGTTTCATATTACGTGCACTGTAAGAATGCACACGAGAGCTTCCTTCAAGGTGTAATTCAACAGACAGTAATGTTTGGCGAGTCACCAATATCGTATTGGAGAGGCATGTGTTCTAGTCAGACAGAACAGAGTGGTTTTCCATTAAGAGAAGCTTATAATCATGATGGAGGGGATCAATACAAACACCACGTCTTTGAGCGCGCTTGTTGTCGTAACGAGCTTTTGACAAGATCTGTCCGATTTCAGTTAGTTCTCTAGGTTTTCCAGGCCATAGAGCTTGAAGCTACAGTTGTCAGGGCTCAAACTTACAATATACAACACAGtgagctaggtaggtaggtacctatcacACAAATCTTGACGATGCTTACTGGCCTACCACTCATCGACCTCACCCGGCCGCGGCTTCTGCATGCGGACAACCTTGTCGCAGTTGAGTAGGCACAAGGGGTCAAATGCAGTCTTCATCTTGCGCATCAGGTCAACCGTGTTCTCGTCCAGCTCATGGGCGAGGTAGTCCCGTTTGACGAGGCCGATTCCGTGTTCGCCCTtgaattgttttttttttagcgtCAGTAACAAAACGTTTCCATTGTATGGATGAAAACCAAAAGATATTCAGGTTAGAAAACTCACTGTTACGGTCCCCTCCATCTCGATCGCCCGTTTCACCATCCTGTGCTCAAAATCGACCGCATCCTTCCTCTGAGCATCAGAGTAGACCAGGATCGTGTGGAAGTTGCCGTCGCCCACATGGCCCACGATGGTCCCAAACAGCCCGCTCCGCTTCATGTCCGCCTTGGTCTCTTCGATGATGTCCGGAAGCCTCGAGATGGGGACGGCCACGTCGCTGGTCCAGACGTGCTCGCCCTCCTTCTTGACCGCCATGGTGCTCCAGAGCGCCTCCTTCCTTGCGCTCCAGAGCTCGTGCTGCTCGTCCTCGTTCTTGGCAAAGTCGAACGAAGTTGCGCTGTTGCCCTTGGCCAGCTTTTGCACAAGCGACACCTGCTCCTTCACACCGCCCTGCGTTCCGGCGAACTTGAAGAAGATGGTCGGGGCTTCCTTCCACGACCGAGTCGTCATGCCAGCATCGTTGATGCACTTCATCTGGGCGTCGTCCAGGAGCTCGACAGCAGCGACCTGGATGCCGGCACCAACCACGGCGGCCACGCAGTCGGCCGCAGCGCGAACAGAGGGGAAAGTGCTGACAGCCACCGACGTCGACGCGGGACGAACTGCGAGTTTGAGCGTCGCCTCAGTGACCAAACCCAGGGTGCCTTCTGAGCCGACAAACAGGCGTGTTAAGTCGTAGCCGGCGGAGCTCTTCCTGGGCCGCTGCCGCGTCTTGACTACTGTTCCATCGGCCAAGACAACCGTAAGCGAGATGACCCAATCCTTCATGGTGCCATAGCGGTACGCGTTCGTGCCACTGCATCCCGTGCCGATCATGCCGCCAATCATGGCGCCTGGGCCGGGATCAGGTGGGAAGAACAGCCCGTGCGACGAGAGAGCGTCGTTGAGCGCCTCCCACCCAAGCCCGGGCTGCACGACGGCATCAAGGTCCTTGTCGTTGATGGCCAGGACGCGGGCCATCTTGCCGAAATCGATAACGACGCCGCCGCGAGTGGGCGCAAAATGGCCCTCGAGCGATGTCCCACCACTGTAGCCCGTCACTGGGATGCGGCGCTCGTGCAGCGTCTTCATGATCTTGGAGACCTCGTCGGTGCTTCGTGGCCACACGACGCAGAATGGGCGGTCCTCGGGCCGGTGCGGGTGCGAGGACCATGTCGAGCCCGAGTGGCCATCCAGATCCGTGTCGCTGGTGCTGACGTTCTCATTGCCGACTATGGCGACCAGGTCCGCCCATGCGGCCTGCAGCTCTGAAGCCTTGACTTCCTTGAGAGGTTGTGTGGCGGAAAGCGGGAGGGTCGAGGCCGTGCTGGGGGGTTGTGGGACCTTAGTGCCCAAGTAATAGGCAGACGCGCCGATAAAGAGGAACACTGCAAGTAACGGACAAGGGCGAGGTTAGCTAGGACGGATGTGATTCAGAATAAGTGTGGTTTGCTGGCCTGACTACGGCCATCTGGGACGTACTGAAGGTCTGGGCAATAAACTTGGAGCCGGCCGACTCCTGGCGCTCCCTCTCGATACGCTCTCTATCAGCTTTTTCCCTGGCTAGACGCTGCTGGATGCTCTCCATCATCTGCCCTTTGAAGCTGTGGCTTTTTTGGTCGGTTGAAGAGTAGCGCACGCCGGGCGCGGTGGAAAGCGCGGCACTGCATCTTCGGGTTGCCGCCGATCGCCCCGGTGCTCCAAGATTGCTGAGGAGGGCCTTGGACCCCTTCGCACCCAGGTGCGACATAGGTTTTCAGTTCGTATGTTGTTTGCGCGAAGTATGTGCTAGGTTTTCGGGTTTAGTAGGTCGTAATCTATATTGACGTTTGCACTGCGAGGTATTTTGCAGGATGGCAGCAAGCTGAAGACCACAGTCCTTGAGGTCGGGGGAGCTCTGACGTTTTGTGCAATGCTTTCAGCGGCACAGCACTCTCTTTGACGTCGTCTGGCGCAGGCAAAAATTGCGCCAACCGTTAGGTTATTGCACCTTCCGCTGAAGTGAATATGACCCGTTTTCACAGTGGAGAATAGCTTGTTAGCAATAGCTTAGACccagattttcagggtgaaAATACTCTCACACTGCAGTGCTGACCCGTCTAAGCTGCAAGGTAAGCACCCCACTTTCAGTTCTCCACAAGAACGCGGAGTTCCCGAATTGAATTGGGATTTGGTTAGAGCCGACTTTCTCCTATTGACTGTGCAGTACTTGCAGCAGTAATGGAAGTAAACCTCAAGGTTCACCAACGTCGTCCATATACGACCTACTCACTTATAGGGATGACTTAGGAAGCAGACAACGTTTTCTAGCTCAGCAGTCACTTTTGGAACCCCCACCAGTAAAGATACAAACAAGGTCTACCTAACGTACCTAGATAGGTACTTATTTATTTACTTGTTTGCTTATATATATGCTTACATTTAATAAATAACTTAAGCATATGACGTTTGTTCAAATCGATTGATTTATATTGCTATAGAGTACATAGTGCGGATATTCTCTGTACAGACCCGATTAATTGCTTAATAGCTGAGTTGGCTGCTCGTTAAGCCTTCCTTGCTTACTTACATACCTATCACTCGTACGTGCGGTAAACATTTTGTTGGTCTGTGTGCTAACGCATTCTGGCCAAGCAGTCACATTCCTTTTCGGTCATCCCTCCCCTCTTCTTCGGTGCGTCTTCGGGAGATGCGGAATTGTTTGTTTGTGCAACTGTCGTCACCCGCCGGGCGAACGGATCGGCTACATCTTCGGCGAACTTGCCCCGGCTCTGTTCTAATCATTTGTATGCAAAGAAGCCGGCTCCACGATTGCTGGAAAAGTTCGCGAAGCACCAAGTGCGCGACAAGTGACTTCTGTGGGAAGCTAGCCGCAGCTAAGGTATACATACGGTTGGTGTTTCGATGAAATTTGGGCACAAGGTTGAGCTCGCCGGGAACCGGAGCGTTCGCATGTGTGGCACGCAGCTACCGGTAGCTTCCTTTATCCTTTCCTCCTGCCGATATACCATGTCTTCCTATGCATGATTCCATCCCTCCTATCCGTGCGGTCATTTCATCCTTCtcatatctttttttttttgcctgctGCTTCGCGCCGAGGAAAAGTAACCGTTCATCCTCTTGTGCCAGGGCATTGATCAGCGACAGGTCAAATTTTCTGACCCGCTAACTTGCAATGAAAATACCTAACAATAACAGATTGGCACGTGTTGTTAATTTTCAAGTAAAACCGTAACATGAAAATTACACATGTATTGCTAAACATTAAAATACTGAAAAGGATTTAGTCGGGAAGCCTGCAAATTCGTTATTTAATGGAGAAGggcaagagaaaaagagaagaaaaaaaagatcctcCCCCTCACTCACCTCAATCAATCAAGTGCAATCAATCATGAACAAAAGGGTACAAAAATGATGATCAGAGtgggattcgaacccacgccACTTGCGTGACTAGCATTGCCAATTGAGATCGTCAAGAACCGGTAATCCTAAGATATCCGGACGAGATATCAACCTGAAGCTAGCGCCTTAGACCGCTCGGCCATCTGACCTTGTGGATTGCTTGTAGGGTTTTTAATTATAAAGAGGAGCTGGCGTGTGGGAGGGTCGGCGCCTGGTGTGACCTACTGCCGTAGGGTCGTGCTGATGTGGGGTGGCGTGGTGCGGGGGGCCGTCTCGCGGGCCCGTGATTATATGGGTCTGTGGAGGCACCGGGAGGACCTTTGGCCGTTCCCTACCAAAGCCTTGCTGATTGGTCCGAGCAAGATGAGCATCAGTCTTCCATCTCGCGTTCACAGTTCGTTCACTGTGTTAACAACTGGTCCAGCGAAGAACTTGCATCTCGGCCCCGGCAGACAAAACGCTGCCGCGTCAGTGGGTGCTTGGCGTTGCCTTGTGTTCACCACGCTCAGACGAGGGTATGCGACGTGTTTGACCCAGTCCGTACCTAGCCATATGGAGTACGCGACGAGATGAGCTGGATCGGATGAGCAAACGGAAGATCGAGCGACGGGACCTTGAATGATCAGGAGACGGGATTGTCTGTCGCCAAGATATGTAGTCGCTCGCTCCCCTCCCGATGTTGGTGCAGTCGAATTGATGATCTGTTCGTATGTCAGAAAGTTGGATGGATGTGGTTTTGCAGGTTGATCAAGCTTTCATCCAGCGAAAAGCTACGCTGGTTTAGAATTATGGGCTTTGTATGGGCAGGTGCGAAGAGTAAAACGATGGTGCCAAAACAGGAATACACAACGAGACTCAGAAAACATTCAGCACTGGGCTTGCCTAGGTAGGCGACCTTGGCAAGGTAGCTAGGTTAGGTATATCGTAGCAGaaacaaataaatattatgTGTTGCCCAAAACAATACGAGATATCGGATAGCAATAGATATGGGACTTCACTCACaaatctacctacctatgtgcTTCTAGGTAGGTGAGAAGTGTGTATTGAGCACAGGCTACTGGAAGAGACATAGGACAACCAAGAGAATGTTGGCAGGCAAATAGGAACAGGGGACGTACAGGACAATTTCTTTCATTGAAAAGAGCGCATGGTCATGTCTAAACTCTCTACGTCTTTCTGGGTATTGATACCTCGAAGCTGCACAATTGGCTTTTACTGCCTACATGGCGCAATTGGATGATGTTGCGGGTGATTTTATCTAGGTCGGGTTTTGAAGTGTGAAGTGGCCGAATAAATTCGAGTCAAACATTAGCCCAATTTGCTCAACTACATCCCCTCAAGCAAGGTAACAAACATCTTCAGAATGTTGGTCGCGCGCGCTTCCATAAGGCCAAATGCTCAATTGCGATGGACGCTCACGGCCAACATCCGCAGCAGGACTTTTTCCTCACGAGTCTCCCGAGGCCAAAGTTACAGCGTTtgtgccccccccccccccccccccccaaagcAATGCGTGTTTTCTAGTCGGTTGATTAGCTAGCTCTATGCAGTGCTGACTTCTAGAGCCAGGACGCGATTGACCTGCTCAACACGCTTCAAACTCCATTCAAGGTCTTTCAAGCCCGGGTCGCAGCCGGCGTCCGGCCCGATGCCAGCTTCATGACCGAGATGCGCTCCTGCCTGGCACGCATCGGCCACAGCCCACGTGACCTGGACCGCCTCAACATCGTGCACGTCGCCGGAACCAAGGGCAAGGGGACCGTCTGCGCGTACGTTGACTCCATCCTCAACCGATGGCGGGCGTCGCACGGCGTGCCGGGCAAGCTGGGGCTGCTAACCAGCCCGCACTTGATCTCCGTCCGGGAGCGCATCCGCATCAACTCGGAGCCGGTCAGCGAGGACTTGTTTGCCAAGTACTTTTTCGAGGTCTGGGATCGGCTGGAGCAGAATCCGCCCCAGGGATCTGTCGAGGGTGTGTCAAATGATGGGTCTGGTCGAAAAGATGACTGGCTGGATCACTGGTCCGGAGGAAGCTACGCCGGCAAGCCCATCTACGCGCGCTACCTTACCCTGATGAGCTGGCACCTCTTCCTGTCCGAGGGTGTCGACCTTGCTGTCTACGAGACTGGCATTGGCGGCGAGTACGACGCGACGAACGTCGTCGAGAGGCCGCTGGCGACGGCCATCACGACCCTCGGTATAGATCATGTGCATGCGCTCGGCGGGACGATTGGGGAGATTGCGTGGCACAAAGCTGGAATCATAAAGTCCGGCTCTATGAACTACACAGTGAGGCATGAGACGTTTCCGGAAGCCGAAGACGTGCTTAAGGAGAGGGCAGCGGAGAAAGGTGCCGAATTGGAGCTTCTGGAGATTGACCCGAGGCTCGATACAGTCAAGATAAACCCGGACAAGGAATTTCAGAGGAAGAATGCCACACTGGGAGTTGCGCTTGCCGAAGCCGCGCTATCCAAGCTTGACC is from Pyricularia oryzae 70-15 chromosome 2, whole genome shotgun sequence and encodes:
- a CDS encoding tetrahydrofolylpolyglutamate synthase produces the protein MLVARASIRPNAQLRWTLTANIRSRTFSSRVSRGQSYSDAIDLLNTLQTPFKVFQARVAAGVRPDASFMTEMRSCLARIGHSPRDLDRLNIVHVAGTKGKGTVCAYVDSILNRWRASHGVPGKLGLLTSPHLISVRERIRINSEPVSEDLFAKYFFEVWDRLEQNPPQGSVEGVSNDGSGRKDDWLDHWSGGSYAGKPIYARYLTLMSWHLFLSEGVDLAVYETGIGGEYDATNVVERPLATAITTLGIDHVHALGGTIGEIAWHKAGIIKSGSMNYTVRHETFPEAEDVLKERAAEKGAELELLEIDPRLDTVKINPDKEFQRKNATLGVALAEAALSKLDPSFTVKKSLPQEFVEGLEKVVWRGRCEVKDEDDVRWHIDGAHTLDSLKVAGGWFADEVKTKSGPRALVFNQQGRSEATEFLQDFCSATRSPDGKGFDLVVFCTNRTHAVKGFKREFVNLTVDAAEVDSLKVQHAFAKKWLELDPNAGEVKIVASIEEAIQAVRQLAAGKAPSAAGKGNHQPDQVQALVTGSIHLIGGALEILEGDAKTL
- a CDS encoding D-lactate dehydrogenase; its protein translation is MSHLGAKGSKALLSNLGAPGRSAATRRCSAALSTAPGVRYSSTDQKSHSFKGQMMESIQQRLAREKADRERIERERQESAGSKFIAQTFMFLFIGASAYYLGTKVPQPPSTASTLPLSATQPLKEVKASELQAAWADLVAIVGNENVSTSDTDLDGHSGSTWSSHPHRPEDRPFCVVWPRSTDEVSKIMKTLHERRIPVTGYSGGTSLEGHFAPTRGGVVIDFGKMARVLAINDKDLDAVVQPGLGWEALNDALSSHGLFFPPDPGPGAMIGGMIGTGCSGTNAYRYGTMKDWVISLTVVLADGTVVKTRQRPRKSSAGYDLTRLFVGSEGTLGLVTEATLKLAVRPASTSVAVSTFPSVRAAADCVAAVVGAGIQVAAVELLDDAQMKCINDAGMTTRSWKEAPTIFFKFAGTQGGVKEQVSLVQKLAKGNSATSFDFAKNEDEQHELWSARKEALWSTMAVKKEGEHVWTSDVAVPISRLPDIIEETKADMKRSGLFGTIVGHVGDGNFHTILVYSDAQRKDAVDFEHRMVKRAIEMEGTVTGEHGIGLVKRDYLAHELDENTVDLMRKMKTAFDPLCLLNCDKVVRMQKPRPGEVDEW
- a CDS encoding folylpolyglutamate synthase, which translates into the protein MLRTAQRSISRWSNSAWHLPCAFSVARRGLATTQPRQGAIHRLVFAAVNEIQEDMASGKRKWEVVRSPEIVSLARDHPMVGKRLKDFNMASVKQNSEWRHTDAYRGLMELLNQRFRLLGPEDVKEDQLTEESPLVDENPSSAKCDESSATETELKDTSEHDSSDPATAVENIEQDGTPTNEAVAAEEPLDTTPPNNKHDPDSELMRVFTESRGPGHPRKDPEGDKATVTDERLSGAKLMKPDLGETTAKNVDIEQVEAVQPSPEETRVKLEETYENALYLISLLPTNSGAKRGFLHGNQNDASPNEVHRRRDMLNRIGMREITKLRGRAGLSEGGTLDLNSPGHRMRYIHIAGTKGKGSVAHYITSILTSPVGLGAGKIGTYTSPHINTVRERIKIDGEMLSEEEFTKHFFRFWRVLRRNESREQDLPKDLFIPNTWMKGYDEKLHGPRRKIAVRSAPLKNLYAQEEVMAATRMPFLFNFMTLLAMRVFRTMRVKTAVVECGIGAEYDTTNILIPPSDVSVGVVTAIDYEHTSMLGKSLPEIAWHKTGVFKPGASAVVVRPPISAATYDFMNGMTQGAYGLPKPPPSLAVDMEERDDSPEHRAQAEGNAVMGLIWGRAIDRGVKKLVDVPFDVGIPEVSAPPDEIYVGGPVEKLNMAVASLAVSEHFHQIQSSRNIAAKIIRSNPETSARDEPPSEVSPSHYQARMRSLSLAPYLSRGRWQAMIKPTHFSAMAFAKTLPGRREVYQSPHDSDTTIYLDGAHTANSLRAVGQWFQDKFAEAGNKNNNNVEPLAAIVFDQRDPDRDPIALLSALIEPLRSSGGLFNERNLAFIGIIRPTSGNNDVFDNLQRHFEAEYPWLRFKHFEHVDHATLRAAARARKFVSGDSKAIEWWPRPVHVLLTGSFSLTSRPEMRDSIPVLFNMSSKQQQKELGGDDDPASRVDDVLAGLVRDAKERDRAHLTRRMALHRRRKAIMNRESRIQARGNFSF